From Loxodonta africana isolate mLoxAfr1 chromosome 2, mLoxAfr1.hap2, whole genome shotgun sequence, the proteins below share one genomic window:
- the PDE9A gene encoding high affinity cGMP-specific 3',5'-cyclic phosphodiesterase 9A isoform X2 — translation MREELAARNNRTNCPCKYSFLDNNKRPTPRRDVAPYPKYLLSPETIDALRKPTFDVWLWEPNEMLSCLEHMYHDLGLVRDFSISPVTLKRWLLCVQDNYRNNPFHNFRHCFCVTQMMYSMVWLCGLQEKFSQMDILILMTAAICHDLDHPGYNNTYQINARTELAVRYNDISPLENHHCAVAFQILAQPECNIFSNVQPDEFRQIRQGIITLILATDMARHAEIMDSFKEKMKNFDYSNEEHMTLLKVILIKCCDISNEVRPMEVAEPWVDCLLEEYFMQSDREKLEGLPVAPFMDRDKVTKATAQIGFIKFVLIPMFETVTKLFPMVEEIMLQPLWESRDHYEELKQTEDTVKELQKQTESLTPGNTEKPREKNKDAKKAEGNTISELVS, via the exons ATGAGGGAGGAGCTGGCAGCCAGAAACAACAG GACCAACTGTCCCTGTAAATATAGTTTCCTGGATAACAACAAGAGGCCGACGCCTAGACGCGACGTCGCACCTTATCCCAAG TACCTGCTGTCTCCCGAGACCATTGATGCTCTACGGAAGCCAACCTTTGATGTCTGGCTTTGGGAGCCCAACGAG ATGCTGAGCTGCTTAGAACACATGTACCATGACCTCGGCCTGGTCAGAGACTTCAGCATCAGCCCCGTCACCCTGAAGAGGTGGTTG CTCTGTGTGCAAGACAACTACAGAAACAACCCGTTCCACAACTTCCGGCACTGCTTCTGCGTGACCCAGATGATGTACAGCATGGTCTGGCTCTGTGGTCTCCAG GAGAAGTTTTCCCAGATGGACATCCTGATCCTGATGACTGCAGCCATCTGCCATGATTTGGATCATCCAGGATACAACAACAC GTACCAGATCAATGCACGCACAGAGTTGGCCGTCCGCTACAACGACATCTCACCCCTAGAGAACCACCACTGTGCCGTGGCTTTCCAGATCCTCGCCCAGCCTGAGTGCAACATCTTCTCCAATGTACAGCCAGACGAGTTCAGGCAGATCAGACAG GGAATAATTACACTGATCTTGGCCACTGACATGGCAAGGCATGCAGAAATCATGgattctttcaaagaaaaaatgaagaattttGACTACAGCAATGAGGAACATATGACCCTG CTGAAGGTGATTCTGATCAAGTGCTGTGATATCTCTAACGAGGTCCGTCCGATGGAAGTGGCCGAACCCTGGGTGGACTGCTTATTAGAAGAGTACTTTATGCAG AGCGACCGTGAGAAGTTGGAAGGGCTTCCTGTGGCCCCGTTTATGGACAGGGACAAAGTGACTAAAGCTACAGCCCAGATTGGGTTCATCAAGTTTGTTCTGATCCCAATGTTTGAAACTGTGACCAAG CTCTTCCCTATGGTTGAAGAAATAATGCTCCAGCCCCTTTGGGAATCCAGAGATCACTACGAGGAACTGAAGCAAACTGAAGACACCGTGAAAGAG CTGCAGAAGCAGACTGAGAGCCTGACACCTGGGAACACggaaaaaccaagagaaaaaaacaaagatgccaaAAAAGCTGAAGGTAATACAATTTCTGAGTTGGTTTCTTGA
- the PDE9A gene encoding high affinity cGMP-specific 3',5'-cyclic phosphodiesterase 9A isoform X1: MREELAARNNRTNCPCKYSFLDNNKRPTPRRDVAPYPKYLLSPETIDALRKPTFDVWLWEPNEMLSCLEHMYHDLGLVRDFSISPVTLKRWLLCVQDNYRNNPFHNFRHCFCVTQMMYSMVWLCGLQEKFSQMDILILMTAAICHDLDHPGYNNTYQINARTELAVRYNDISPLENHHCAVAFQILAQPECNIFSNVQPDEFRQIRQGIITLILATDMARHAEIMDSFKEKMKNFDYSNEEHMTLLKVILIKCCDISNEVRPMEVAEPWVDCLLEEYFMQSDREKLEGLPVAPFMDRDKVTKATAQIGFIKFVLIPMFETVTKLFPMVEEIMLQPLWESRDHYEELKQTEDTVKELQKQTESLTPGNTEKPREKNKDAKKAEADCA; this comes from the exons ATGAGGGAGGAGCTGGCAGCCAGAAACAACAG GACCAACTGTCCCTGTAAATATAGTTTCCTGGATAACAACAAGAGGCCGACGCCTAGACGCGACGTCGCACCTTATCCCAAG TACCTGCTGTCTCCCGAGACCATTGATGCTCTACGGAAGCCAACCTTTGATGTCTGGCTTTGGGAGCCCAACGAG ATGCTGAGCTGCTTAGAACACATGTACCATGACCTCGGCCTGGTCAGAGACTTCAGCATCAGCCCCGTCACCCTGAAGAGGTGGTTG CTCTGTGTGCAAGACAACTACAGAAACAACCCGTTCCACAACTTCCGGCACTGCTTCTGCGTGACCCAGATGATGTACAGCATGGTCTGGCTCTGTGGTCTCCAG GAGAAGTTTTCCCAGATGGACATCCTGATCCTGATGACTGCAGCCATCTGCCATGATTTGGATCATCCAGGATACAACAACAC GTACCAGATCAATGCACGCACAGAGTTGGCCGTCCGCTACAACGACATCTCACCCCTAGAGAACCACCACTGTGCCGTGGCTTTCCAGATCCTCGCCCAGCCTGAGTGCAACATCTTCTCCAATGTACAGCCAGACGAGTTCAGGCAGATCAGACAG GGAATAATTACACTGATCTTGGCCACTGACATGGCAAGGCATGCAGAAATCATGgattctttcaaagaaaaaatgaagaattttGACTACAGCAATGAGGAACATATGACCCTG CTGAAGGTGATTCTGATCAAGTGCTGTGATATCTCTAACGAGGTCCGTCCGATGGAAGTGGCCGAACCCTGGGTGGACTGCTTATTAGAAGAGTACTTTATGCAG AGCGACCGTGAGAAGTTGGAAGGGCTTCCTGTGGCCCCGTTTATGGACAGGGACAAAGTGACTAAAGCTACAGCCCAGATTGGGTTCATCAAGTTTGTTCTGATCCCAATGTTTGAAACTGTGACCAAG CTCTTCCCTATGGTTGAAGAAATAATGCTCCAGCCCCTTTGGGAATCCAGAGATCACTACGAGGAACTGAAGCAAACTGAAGACACCGTGAAAGAG CTGCAGAAGCAGACTGAGAGCCTGACACCTGGGAACACggaaaaaccaagagaaaaaaacaaagatgccaaAAAAGCTGAAG